The Sesamum indicum cultivar Zhongzhi No. 13 linkage group LG2, S_indicum_v1.0, whole genome shotgun sequence genome contains a region encoding:
- the LOC105175791 gene encoding receptor-like protein kinase HAIKU2, with protein MSRLLCPSRYLQKMALQSKSPSLQILTIFLIFLSGFHLSMCLTLETQALLEFKRQLIDPLNYLESWKESDSPCHFYGITCDQETGLVTEISLDNKSLSGNISPSLSVLQNLTSLVLPSNLISGVLPSELSKCINLKVLNVSDNYLNGSVPDFSMLTNLEILDLSDNSFSGAFPSWVGNLTGLVSLGLGDNDFNEGKIPESLGNLKNLYWLYLAGSNLTGEIPESIFELEGLGTLDICKNKISGNFPTSISKLKNLFKIELYQNNLTGEIPAGLANLTLLEEFDISANQMSGTIPHELGNLKKLTVFHLFKNNFSGEIPAGFGDMQHLNAISLYRNSFTGEFPQNLGRYSPLNSIDISENKFSGAFPKYLCENGNLEKLLALENDFSGGFPDTYAECKPLVRLRISQNQLDGTIPDGIWSLPNVQVIDVSDNYFTGGISTGIGAALQLNELMLSNNRFSGELPREIGRLTQLERIYLDNNNFSGRIPSELGALKQIASLYLEANALTGLIPSELADCPRLVDLNLASNFLSGSIPSSFSKMASLNSLNLSSNRLTGPIPRNFDKLKLSSVDLSNNHLSGSIPPYFLTVAGDKAFLGNKGLCIDDDESGTKFVNSQLGFCDGKNGHKDFMKNKLVMSCVILLALVVLLGGLLLVSYRNFKHSEADKHLGDEKGINSNWKLENFQQLEFDVDEICDMDEDNLIGSGSTGKVYRVDLKKGCGTVAVKQLWKGSGVKLMEAEMDILGKIRHRNILKLYACLMKGGSNFLVFEYMANGNLFQALHTEIKAGRAELDWYQRWRIAVGAAKGIAYLHLDCCPPIIHRDIKSTNILLDEDYEAKIADFGVAKVADQVSPGGSELSCFAGTHGYIAPEMAYSIKVTEKSDVYSFGVVLLELVTGKKPIEEDYGEGKDLVYWVSTHLNNRENVQKILDHKVATELVQDDMIKVLKIATLCTSKLPNLRPSMKEVVKMLIDAEPCSFRSPDNFVKNEKAYL; from the exons ATGAGTAGACTCTTATGCCCCTCCCGATACTTGCAAAAGATGGCCCTACAGTCAAAATCCCCTTCCCTCCAAATTCTGactattttcttgattttcttatcTGGTTTCCACTTATCCATGTGCCTAACGCTTGAAACACAAGCCTTATTAGAATTCAAGAGACAGCTCATTGATCCTTTGAACTACTTGGAATCATGGAAAGAATCAGATTCTCCCTGCCATTTTTATGGAATTACTTGTGATCAAGAAACTGGTTTGGTGACTGAGATTTCACTTGACAATAAGTCCCTTTCAGGAAATATATCACCGTCACTCTCTGTGCTGCAAAATCTCACTTCTCTAGTATTACCATCAAACTTGATCTCAGGGGTTCTTCCAAGTGAACTGAGCAAGTGCATAAACCTCAAAGTTTTGAACGTCTCCGATAACTATTTGAACGGCAGCGTTCCTGACTTTTCCATGCTCACAAACTTGGAGATTCTTGATTTATCAGATAATAGTTTTTCGGGGGCATTCCCAAGTTGGGTTGGAAATTTGACTGGTTTGGTTTCGTTAGGCCTTGGCGATAATGATTTCAATGAGGGTAAAATTCCGGAGAGCCTGGGGAACTTGAAGAACTTGTACTGGCTTTACCTAGCTGGTTCAAACTTGACTGGAGAAATTCCTGAGTCTATCTTTGAGTTGGAGGGGCTGGGAACACTAGATATATGCAAGAACAAGATTTCTGGGAACTTCCCAACGTCGATAAGCAAGCTGAAAAATCTGTTCAAGATTGAGCTCTATCAGAACAATTTGACTGGTGAAATTCCAGCAGGACTAGCAAATCTGACCCTTCTCGAGGAGTTTGATATATCTGCAAACCAAATGTCGGGGACAATCCCTCATGAGCTTGGCAATTTAAAGAAGTTAACTGTGTTTCACTTGTTCAAGAACAACTTTTCTGGAGAAATCCCAGCAGGCTTTGGGGACATGCAGCATCTAAATGCCATCTCTCTCTACAGGAACAGCTTTACAGGAGAATTTCCTCAAAATCTTGGTCGGTATTCACCGTTAAATAGTATCGATAtatctgaaaataaattttctggTGCATTCCCAAAATACTTATGTGAGAATGGGAATTTAGAAAAGTTGCTTGCTTTGGAGAACGATTTCTCTGGGGGGTTCCCAGATACTTATGCCGAATGTAAACCTTTGGTACGGTTGAGGATCAGCCAGAACCAGCTTGACGGGACGATACCAGATGGCATCTGGTCACTTCCTAATGTCCAGGTCATAGATGTTAGTGATAATTACTTCACTGGAGGGATCTCAACAGGCATTGGGGCTGCACTGCAGCTGAATGAGTTAATGCTGTCAAACAATAGATTTTCAGGTGAGCTACCTAGAGAGATTGGGAGGCTTACACAACTGGAGAGAATTTACttggataataataacttctCCGGGAGAATTCCATCAGAACTTGGTGCTTTAAAGCAGATAGCATCTCTGTATCTGGAAGCAAATGCATTAACTGGATTAATACCTTCAGAATTGGCTGACTGTCCTAGACTGGTGGACTTAAATcttgcttcaaattttcttagtGGTAGTATTCCCAGTAGTTTCTCCAAGATGGCCTCATTAAACTCTTTGAATCTTTCAAGCAACAGACTCACTGGGccaattccaagaaacttcGACAAGCTGAAACTGTCATCTGTTGATCTGTCGAACAACCATCTGTCAGGGAGCATTCCGCCTTATTTTTTGACAGTGGCTGGTGACAAGGCATTTCTTGGAAACAAGGGACTTTgcattgatgatgatgaaagtGGCACAAAGTTTGTGAACTCACAGTTGGGCTTTTGTGATGGGAAAAACGGTCACAAggatttcatgaaaaataaactaGTTATGTCCTGTGTGATATTGCTTGCCTTGGTCGTTTTACTAGGCGGCTTACTGCTTGTGAGTTACAGGAACTTCAAGCACAGTGAAGCAGACAAGCATCTTGGAGACGAAAAGGGCATTAATTCAAACTGGAAGCTCGAGAACTTCCAACAACTGGAGTTTGATGTGGATGAAATATGTGACATGGACGAAGACAATTTAATTGGTAGTGGAAGCACTGGAAAAGTTTACCGGGTGGATTTGAAGAAAGGTTGCGGAACAGTTGCTGTGAAGCAGCTATGGAAAGGAAGTGGAGTGAAACTTATGGAGGCAGAAATGGATATTCTGGGAAAGATTAGGCACAGAAATATACTAAAGCTATATGCTTGTCTAATGAAGGGAGGTTCAAACTTCTTGGTGTTTGAGTACATGGCGAATGGCAACCTATTTCAGGCGCTTCACACAGAAATTAAGGCTGGAAGGGCAGAACTAGACTGGTACCAGAGGTGGAGAATTGCAGTCGGTGCCGCAAAAGGAATCGCCTACTTACACCTTGATTGCTGCCCACCTATTATTCATAGAGACATTAAATCCACCAATATATTACTTGATGAGGATTATGAAGCAAAAATAGCTGATTTTGGTGTTGCGAAGGTGGCTGATCAAGTGTCCCCTGGGGGATCAGAGTTGAGTTGTTTTGCAGGCACCCATGGCTATATAGCTCCAG AGATGGCATATTCAATCAAAGTCACCGAAAAAAGCGACGTGTACAGCTTCGGGGTCGTGCTGTTGGAGTTAGTGACCGGAAAGAAACCAATAGAGGAGGATTATGGAGAAGGGAAGGACTTAGTCTACTGGGTTTCTACACACCTCAACAACAGGGAAAACgtgcaaaaaattcttgatcATAAGGTGGCTACCGAGCTAGTTCAAGACGACATGATAAAGGTCTTAAAGATTGCCACACTTTGCACTTCTAAGCTCCCAAATCTGCGGCCCAGTATGAAAGAAGTCGTCAAGATGCTCATCGATGCTGAGCCCTGCTCTTTCAGGTCTCCAGACAATTTCGTAAAAAACGAGAAGGCTTATCTCTAG
- the LOC105175799 gene encoding serine/threonine-protein kinase-like protein CCR4 gives MAIHSVRTSLLVLFLVALLPFIYSLSTVAISETANQTLVCAISRSVGYNQQPSSFLNCTSFPQGVQVPLSPQLPSVSGVVGGNGFVCALSSFHPSSMSVMVCWRFSTVGSNMSYKRIYIGPVLTELDSGNSRICGLVNRSNSLQCWPRQDFNYTANSFSSSPSVGENFVCGLTASGEVQCLGSDSNVTDHVPRGNFSWVAAGFHHACAVSVGCSLECWGHMAGEKPQGEFTSLALGENRSCALRPNGTVICWGENGFSLPESLRDEYFIALEAKRRIFCGVVMENSSLFCWGNEDFDSNPLVFNDVVPGPCRTRNECPCGPLYNFGEYCAQGLMICQPCNRQTSLPPAPQPLLPPQMVPPAPSSTSSKKWTSKMVAFMVVGCVGSFSLLVFCILLFSRYFKIRGSRIHDSGRLEEGGSSPQQSDQTGQPQPQPQPTPPVLEKKLSHLISMGNGGHLEEFSLEVLLKATDNFSEEHKIGTGSFGSVYHAILDDGRNVAIKRAEASASSSNAGATKRGQEDQDSAFLNELEFLSRVNHKNLVRLLGYCEDCNERVLIYEYMDNGTLFDHLHKLQSSPLMSWATRIKVALDAARGIEYLHEYAVPRVIHRDIKSSNILLDATWSAKVSDFGLSLMGPQDDKSHLSLRAAGTMGYMDPEYYRLQILTTKSDVYSFGIVLLELLSGCKAIHKNENGVPRNVVDYVVPYIIQDEIHRVLDPRVPPPTPFEIEAVAYVGYLAADCVMPEGRDRPTMCEVVDSLDRALEACLAVPVLSRSTTTSST, from the coding sequence ATGGCTATTCATTCTGTAAGAACTTCCCTTTTGGTCCTTTTCCTTGTTGCCCTTTTGCCATTCATTTATTCACTTTCCACCGTTGCAATATCTGAAACTGCTAATCAAACGTTAGTATGTGCAATATCACGGTCTGTTGGTTATAACCAACAACCATCTTCATTTCTCAACTGCACCAGTTTTCCTCAGGGAGTTCAAGTTCCACTCAGTCCTCAACTTCCATCAGTTTCCGGAGTTGTGGGTGGAAATGGTTTTGTCTGTGCCTTGAGCTCATTCCATCCTTCTTCCATGTCTGTGATGGTTTGCTGGAGATTTTCAACTGTTGGCAGCAACATGAGttacaaaagaatttatatcGGTCCAGTTTTGACAGAGTTAGACTCTGGAAATTCCCGTATTTGTGGTCTAGTCAATCGCTCAAACTCCCTCCAATGCTGGCCACGGCAAGACTTCAACTACACTGCTAACAGTTTCTCTTCAAGTCCTTCTGTGGGAGAGAATTTTGTCTGCGGCTTGACCGCATCAGGTGAAGTCCAGTGTTTAGGAAGTGATAGTAATGTCACTGATCATGTTCCTAGGGGAAATTTTAGTTGGGTCGCAGCTGGTTTTCACCATGCCTGCGCCGTTTCCGTTGGTTGTAGTCTTGAGTGTTGGGGCCATATGGCTGGGGAAAAGCCTCAGGGTGAGTTCACATCACTTGCATTGGGGGAGAATCGGAGCTGTGCCTTGAGGCCTAATGGAACAGTGATTTGCTGGGGAGAGAATGGATTTAGTTTGCCTGAATCATTGAGGGATGAGTATTTTATTGCCCTTGAAGCGAAAAGGAGGATTTTTTGCGGTGTTGTGATGGAAAACTCTTCGTTGTTTTGCTGGGGCAATGAGGATTTTGATTCAAATCCGTTGGTATTCAATGATGTAGTTCCGGGTCCTTGTAGAACTAGAAATGAGTGTCCTTGTGGGCCTTTATATAACTTTGGTGAATATTGTGCTCAAGGGCTAATGATATGTCAACCTTGTAATAGGCAGACAAGTCTACCCCCAGCACCACAACCACTATTGCCGCCACAAATGGTGCCACCAGCGCCATCCTCAACAAGTAGCAAAAAATGGACTAGCAAAATGGTGGCCTTTATGGTGGTAGGTTGTGTGGGATCTTTCTCGTTATTAGTCTTCTGTATCCTTTTGTTTTCAAGGTATTTCAAGATCCGCGGCAGCAGGATTCATGATTCGGGCCGCTTGGAAGAGGGAGGCTCGTCGCCTCAACAGAGTGACCAAACAGGTCAACCTCAACCACAACCTCAACCAACACCACCAGTCTTGGAAAAGAAGCTCAGCCATTTGATTAGCATGGGTAATGGTGGTCACTTAGAGGAATTTTCCCTGGAAGTATTACTTAAAGCCACAGACAACTTCTCAGAGGAGCACAAGATTGGCACTGGCAGCTTTGGATCAGTTTATCATGCTATATTGGATGACGGCCGCAACGTGGCAATCAAGAGAGCTGAAGCTTCAGCCTCTTCATCTAATGCAGGCGCCACCAAACGCGGCCAAGAGGACCAGGACAGTGCATTCTTGAATGAGCTTGAGTTTTTATCACGCGTAAATCACAAGAATCTTGTTAGATTGTTGGGCTATTGTGAGGACTGCAACGAGCGTGTGCTCATCTATGAGTACATGGACAACGGCACCCTTTTTGATCATCTCCACAAGTTACAAAGTTCTCCTCTAATGTCATGGGCTACAAGAATAAAGGTAGCCCTTGATGCAGCCAGAGGGATCGAATACCTCCATGAGTACGCTGTGCCACGTGTCATACACCGGGACATCAAGTCATCCAACATACTACTCGACGCCACATGGTCAGCCAAGGTATCGGACTTTGGCCTCTCGTTGATGGGCCCACAAGACGACAAGTCCCACCTCTCATTACGTGCTGCAGGCACCATGGGGTACATGGATCCGGAGTACTATAGATTGCAGATATTGACAACCAAGAGTGATGTTTATAGTTTCGGGATAGTATTGCTGGAATTGCTATCAGGGTGCAAGGCAATTCACAAGAATGAGAATGGTGTGCCAAGAAATGTGGTGGATTATGTTGTCCCATATATCATACAGGATGAAATTCATAGGGTTTTGGACCCAAGAGTGCCACCTCCGACCCCATTTGAGATCGAGGCAGTGGCCTACGTAGGCTATCTAGCCGCAGACTGTGTAATGCCGGAAGGTCGAGATAGGCCAACAATGTGCGAAGTTGTAGATAGCTTAGATAGAGCATTGGAGGCGTGTTTGGCGGTTCCGGTGTTGTCCCGTTCCACCACTACTTCATCAACGTag
- the LOC105175811 gene encoding adenylate kinase, chloroplastic, translating into MASCSCYSVNFTAPSFNPNKPLTSPPNQLLPISRFSSFQSKLPLFSLHLNQNLSQTNFRKSRVAPTFLLVASGEKAEPLRVMISGAPASGKGTQCELITKKYDLVHIAAGDLLRAEVAAGTENGKRAKEFMERGQLVPDEIVVMMVKERLSEQDSQEKGWLLDGYPRSVSQATALKKFGFDPDIFILLEVPEEILVERVVGRRLDPVTGKIYHLKYSPPETEEIAARLTQRFDDTEEKVKLRLLTHNSNVEAVLSMYEDVIVKVDGTLPKQEVFSKIDNILTELLERKEAALGSLAA; encoded by the exons ATGGCTTCTTGCAGTTGTTATTCTGTGAACTTTACAGCCCCATCTTTCAATCCGAACAAGCCCTTAACTTCCCCTCCCAATCAACTTCTCCCCATTTCAAGATTTTCGTCGTTTCAATCGAAGCTCCCCCTGTTCTCTCTccatttaaatcaaaatctaTCACAAACCAATTTCAGGAAATCAAGAGTTGCTCCTACTTTTCTG CTTGTTGCGTCAGGGGAAAAGGCGGAGCCCTTGAGGGTGATGATATCAGGTGCTCCGGCTTCCGGTAAAGGAACTCAATGTGAGCTTATTACTAAGAAG TATGATTTGGTGCACATAGCAGCTGGAGATCTTCTCAGGGCTGAAGTTGCTGCTGGCACAGAAAATGGAAAGCGTGCAAAGGAATTCATGGAGAGAGGGCAACTCGTCCCAGATGAAATAGTTGTCATG ATGGTCAAGGAGCGTTTATCAGAGCAAGATTCTCAGGAGAAGGGTTGGCTTCTGGACGGGTATCCAAGGAGTGTATCCCAAGCAACTGCTCTCAAGAAATTTGGGTTTGATCCAGATATCTTCATTCTTCTTGAA GTCCCTGAAGAGATCCTTGTTGAGAGAGTTGTTGGCCGCAGACTAGATCCTGTTACGGGCAAAATATACCATCTTAAGTATTCTCCTCCAGAAACTGAAGAAATTGCTGCAAGACTTACTCAGCGTTTTGACGACACTGAAGAAAAG GTTAAGCTGCGTCTGCTCACTCATAACAGTAATGTGGAGGCCGTGCTTTCAATGTATGAAGATGTAATAGTTAAA GTAGATGGAACTCTCCCAAAACAGGAggtattttcaaaaattgacaatatattGACAGAATTACTTGAAAGAAAGGAGGCTGCCTTGGGCTCACTGGCTGCATAG
- the LOC105175821 gene encoding type 1 phosphatases regulator ypi1, whose protein sequence is MARPTITRQLIPSSSTTPGAATATTTITLETGSSSNQQQPQIRDSLVLKLKRPKKKVSWKEGTVDNEFMNKKSSKKCCIFHKEKPFDEDDSDVEGDCDHDHRNNGRDSNEKHNHNHGGDGNCCHAP, encoded by the coding sequence ATGGCGAGACCGACGATCACCCGGCAATTAATCCCTTCCTCTTCAACCACCCCCGGTGCGGCCACTGCCACCACCACCATAACCCTTGAAACGGGGTCATCCTCCAATCAACAGCAGCCGCAGATTAGAGATTCTTTAGTGCTGAAACTGAAGCGTCCTAAAAAGAAGGTTTCGTGGAAGGAAGGGACCGTTGACAACGAGTTTATGAACAAAAAGAGCTCCAAGAAGTGCTGTATTTTTCACAAGGAAAAGCCTTTTGATGAGGATGATTCTGATGTCGAAGGCGACTGCGATCACGATCATCGTAATAATGGAAGAGATAGCAATGAAAAACATAACCACAATCATGGAGGCGATGGAAACTGCTGCCATGCTCCGTGA
- the LOC105177578 gene encoding eugenol synthase 1-like, with amino-acid sequence MAVQKEESKILVFGGTGYIGSYMVKASIKLGHPTYVFSRPNSNKTEMLNQLQSMGAIVVKGAIDEHDKLVLLLREVDVVISALAYPQVLDQLKIIEAIKVAGNIKRFLPSDFGVEEDRVSVLPPFEAFLEKKRKIRRAVEAANIPYTFVSANCCGAYFVNFLLRPYEQTKEIITVYGSGETKAVLVYEEDIGVFTIKAATDLRACNRVVIYRPAANLISQLELISLWEKKTGRSFNKVHLPEEEMVTLSETLPDPQNIPISILHSVFVKGVTSNFELGENDVEASALYPDLKVTSVDELLDIFLCNPPKPAIATFG; translated from the exons atggcaGTGCAGAAGGAGGAGAGCAAAATCCTTGTATTTGGAGGGACTGGATACATTGGGAGTTACATGGTAAAAGCAAGCATCAAATTGGGACATCCCACTTATGTTTTCTCAAGGCCTAACTCCAACAAAACTGAAATGCTCAATCAGCTTCAATCCATGGGTGCTATCGTAGTCAAA GGAGCAATAGACGAGCATGACAAGCTTGTTTTACTGCTTAGGGAGGTTGATGTGGTGATCTCTGCATTGGCTTATCCTCAAGTTCTTGATCAGCTCAAAATCATTGAGGCTATCAAGGTTGCTGGTAATATTAAG AGATTTCTGCCGTCGGACTTTGGTGTTGAAGAGGATAGGGTGAGTGTGTTGCCTCCCTTCGAAGCATTCCttgagaagaagaggaaaatcAGACGTGCCGTAGAAGCAGCAAACATCCCTTACACTTTTGTTTCTGCAAACTGCTGTGGTGCTTACTTTGTGAACTTCTTGCTCCGCCCTTATGAGCAAACAAAAGAGATCATCACTGTGTATGGCAGTGGCGAAACCAAAG CTGTGCTGGTTTATGAAGAAGACATTGGGGTTTTCACTATCAAAGCGGCAACTGATCTGAGAGCATGCAACCGTGTGGTGATATATCGGCCAGCAGCCAACTTGATATCACAgcttgaattaatttctttgtgGGAGAAGAAAACAGGAAGAAGTTTTAACAAGGTTCATCTCCCAGAGGAAGAAATGGTGACCCTTTCAGAAA CACTGCCAGATCCTCAGAATATACCAATCTCCATCCTTCACAGTGTTTTTGTAAAGGGCGTAACATCGAACTTTGAGCTTGGGGAGAATGATGTTGAGGCTTCTGCATTATATCCAGACCTGAAAGTGACTAGCGTTGACGAGCTACTCGATATTTTCCTGTGCAATCCCCCCAAGCCTGCTATTGCAACATTTGGATAA
- the LOC105175830 gene encoding eugenol synthase 1-like has translation MAVQNNESKILVFGGTGYIGSYIVKASINLGHPTYVFSRPNSHKTEMLNQLQSMGAIIVKGTMDEHDRLVSLLREVDVVISALAYPQVLDQLKIVEAIKVAGNIKRFLPSDFGVEEDRVSVLPPFEAFLEKKRKIRRAVEAANIPYTFVSANCYGAYFVNFLLRPYEQTEAIITVYGSGETKAVLVSEEDIGVFTIKAATDPRACNRVVIYRPAANLISQLELISLWEKKTGRSLNKVHVPEEEMVSLSESLPHPENIPISILHSVFVKGVTANFEVGEDDVEASALYPDLKVTTIDELLNIFQCNPPKPVNAAFA, from the exons atggcagtGCAGAATAACGAGAGCAAAATCCTTGTATTTGGAGGGACTGGATACATTGGGAGTTACATAGTGAAAGCAAGCATCAACTTGGGACATCCCACTTATGTTTTCTCAAGGCCTAATTCCCACAAAACTGAAATGCTCAATCAGCTTCAGTCCATGGGTGCTATCATAGTCAAA GGAACGATGGACGAGCACGACAGGCTTGTTTCACTGCTTAGGGAGGTTGATGTGGTGATCTCTGCATTGGCTTATCCTCAAGTTCTTGATCAGCTCAAAATCGTTGAGGCTATCAAGGTTGCTGGTAATATTAAG AGATTTCTGCCATCGGACTTTGGTGTTGAAGAGGATAGGGTGAGTGTGTTGCCTCCTTTCGAAGCATTCCttgagaagaagaggaaaatcAGACGTGCCGTAGAAGCAGCAAACATCCCTTACACTTTTGTTTCTGCAAACTGCTACGGGGCTTACTTTGTGAACTTCTTGCTCCGCCCTTATGAGCAAACAGAAGCGATCATCACTGTGTATGGCAGTGGCGAAACCAAAG CTGTGCTGGTTTCTGAAGAAGACATTGGGGTTTTCACTATCAAAGCGGCAACTGATCCGAGAGCATGCAACCGCGTGGTTATATACCGGCCAGCAGCCAACTTGATATCACAGCTGGAATTGATTTCTTTGTGGGAGAAGAAAACAGGGAGAAGTCTGAACAAAGTTCATGTCCCAGAGGAAGAAATGGTGAGCCTTTCAGAAA GTCTGCCACATCCTGAGAATATACCAATCTCCATCCTTCACAGTGTGTTTGTAAAGGGTGTAACAGCCAACTTTGAGGTTGGGGAAGATGATGTTGAGGCTTCAGCACTATATCCAGACCTCAAAGTGACGACCATTGATGAGCTACTCAACATTTTTCAGTGCAATCCGCCGAAGCCTGTTAATGCAGCATTTGCATAA
- the LOC105177589 gene encoding eugenol synthase 1-like, translated as MAVQKNESKILVFGGTGYIGNYIVKASIKLGHPTYVFSRPNSNKTEMLNQLQSMGVDILAGNKDEHDKLVSLLREVDVVISALAYPQVLDQLKIIEAIRVAGNIKRFLPSEYGVDEDRVSVLPPFEAFLEKKRKIRRAVEAANIPYTFVSANCCGAYFVNFLLHPYEQKEEIITVYGSGEAKAVLVYEEDIGVFTIKVAADPRACNRVVIYRPAVDLISQLELISLWEKKTGRRFNKVHLPEEEMVTLSETLPHPQNIPISILHSVFVKGVTTNFELGENDVEASALYPDLKVTSVDELLDIFLCNPPKPANASFA; from the exons atggcagtGCAGAAGAACGAGAGCAAAATCCTTGTATTTGGAGGGACTGGATACATTGGGAATTACATAGTAAAAGCAAGCATCAAATTGGGACATCCCACTTATGTTTTCTCAAGGCCTAACTCCAACAAAACTGAAATGCTCAATCAGCTTCAATCCATGGGTG TTGATATTCTTGCAGGGAACAAGGACGAGCACGACAAGCTTGTTTCACTGCTTAGGGAGGTTGATGTGGTGATATCTGCATTGGCTTATCCTCAAGTTCTTGATCAGCTAAAAATCATTGAGGCTATCAGGGTTGCTGGTAATATTAAG AGATTTCTGCCATCCGAGTATGGTGTTGATGAGGATAGGGTGAGTGTGTTGCCTCCATTCGAAGCATTCCttgagaagaagaggaaaatcAGACGAGCCGTAGAAGCAGCAAACATCCCTTACACTTTTGTATCTGCAAACTGCTGTGGTGCTTACTTTGTCAACTTCTTGCTCCATCCTTATGAGCAAAAAGAAGAGATCATCACGGTCTATGGCAGTGGCGAAGCCAAAG CTGTGCTGGTTTATGAAGAAGATATTGGGGTTTTCACTATTAAAGTGGCAGCTGATCCGAGAGCATGCAACCGCGTGGTGATATACCGGCCAGCAGTCGACTTGATATCACAGCTTGAATTGATTTCTTTGTGGGAGAAGAAAACAGGGAGAAGATTTAACAAGGTTCATCTCCCAGAGGAAGAAATGGTGACCCTTTCAGAAA CTTTGCCACATCCTCAGAATATACCAATCTCCATCCTTCACAGTGTCTTTGTAAAGGGCGTAACAACGAACTTTGAGCTTGGGGAGAATGATGTTGAGGCTTCTGCATTATATCCAGACCTGAAAGTGACTAGCGTTGACGAGCTCCTCGACATTTTCCTGTGCAATCCGCCTAAGCCTGCTAATGCATCATTTGCATAA